The genome window CGGGGACGGCAGCGCGGCGCGGCCGATCTCCTCGGCGAGCGCGGCGACCGCGATCGTCTTCATGCCGACGCCGCCCGCCGACTCGGGCACCGCGAGCGCGGTCCAGCCGAGCTCGACCATCTGCTTCCAGAGGCGTTCGTCCCACGCGAGCGGCTGCACGTCGCTCTCGTAGGCGAGCTTGTGGTCCTTCGCGACGAGCGCGCGGAGCTTCTCGATCGGCGAGTTGTCCTTCAGGAACTTCCGCGCCGAGTCGCGCAGCATCTGCTCTTCCGAACCGAAACCGAAATCCTTGGGCTGGGCCATCGTCCCGTCTCTCCTAGTCTGGCTTCGCGTTACTTCGACTTCGCGAGGCCGAGCACGCGCTCGCCGAGAATGTTGCGTTGGATCTCGTTGCTGCCGGCGGCGATCGTGAACCCGTACGAGTTCAGGTACGCGAGCGGCCACTGGCCGTTGTCGGGCGCGCCGGGGTCGCCGACGTAGAGACTCGCCGCGGGTCCCTCGATCTCGAGCGCCACCGCCGCGATGTCCTGCATGAGCTCGCTGACGGTGACCTTGGCCTGGAGCGGGAGACGCATCGGGTGGTCGGTGAGCGGCTCGACGCGCATGCGCCGGTGCACCTGGCGCATGCCCTCGACGCGGATCGCGAGCTGGGCGACGCGGTCGCGGATGACGGCGTCGTCCCACGCGGGCTTGCCGTCGCGCCGCGAGCGCTTGGCGAGGCTCACGAGCTGGGTGACGCGCTCGTCGAGCGAGATGCCGCCGCCGCTCCCCGCGCCCTCGGCCGCTCCGCGCTCGTAGAGGAGCGTCGTCATCGCGACCGTCCAGCCCTTGCCGATCTCGTCGACGCGATACGTGTCGGGCACGACGACGTCCTCGAACAGCACCTCGTTGAAGCCGGTCTCGCCGGTGATCTTGATGAGCGGCCGCACCGTCACGCCCCTCGTGTCGGCGATCGGCACGATGAAGTACGTAAGGCCGTTGTACTTGTGCTCGTTGCTGGTGCGCGTGACCATGATCATCCAGCTCGCGAAGTGCGCGAGGCTCGTCCACACCTTGTGGCCGTTGATGATCCAGTTGTCGCCGTCGCGAACGGCCGACGCTTGCGCGTTCGCCAGGTCGCTGCCGGCGTTCGGCTCGGAGAAGCCCTGACACCAGATCTCGTCGGCGGCCAGGAGCGGCGGGATGAAGCGGCGCTTCTGCTCCTCGGTGCCGTGATTGAGGATGGTCGGCGCCGCCATCG of Deltaproteobacteria bacterium contains these proteins:
- a CDS encoding acyl-CoA dehydrogenase family protein, with product QRRYLCAWEKKCYDAGLIGCDYPKEYGGGGHAGFQQIASQEMSRAQVPYLINVIGLSMAAPTILNHGTEEQKRRFIPPLLAADEIWCQGFSEPNAGSDLANAQASAVRDGDNWIINGHKVWTSLAHFASWMIMVTRTSNEHKYNGLTYFIVPIADTRGVTVRPLIKITGETGFNEVLFEDVVVPDTYRVDEIGKGWTVAMTTLLYERGAAEGAGSGGGISLDERVTQLVSLAKRSRRDGKPAWDDAVIRDRVAQLAIRVEGMRQVHRRMRVEPLTDHPMRLPLQAKVTVSELMQDIAAVALEIEGPAASLYVGDPGAPDNGQWPLAYLNSYGFTIAAGSNEIQRNILGERVLGLAKSK